A single window of Zea mays cultivar B73 chromosome 10, Zm-B73-REFERENCE-NAM-5.0, whole genome shotgun sequence DNA harbors:
- the LOC100283586 gene encoding reticulon gives MATGPRSLHALLGGGAVADLLLWRRRNASAAAVVGATTVWFVFERAGYSFPSVLSNALLLLVAILFFWAKSASLLNRPLPPLPNLEVSDAIVEKAANHALVWINRLLAVGHDIAIKRDRKVFIKVILILWVVSFIGMLFNFLTLIYIGVMLSLLVPPLYEKYQDQVDEKVGVAYSVLSRHIDTIITRAGQSAKQKKTE, from the exons ATGGCCACCGGACCGCGGTCTCTCCACGCCCTCCTCGGCGGCGGTGCAG TTGCCGACTTGCTGCTGTGGCGACGGAGGAACGCCTCGGCGGCAGCTGTGGTGGGCGCCACCACGGTCTGGTTCGTTTTCGAGCGCGCGGGGTACAGCTTCCCCTCCGTCCTCTCCAACGCCCTGctcctcctcgtcgccatccTCTTCTTCTGGGCCAAGTCTGCGTCGCTGCTCAACAG GCCTCTTCCACCTCTTCCTAATCTTGAGGTCTCAGATGCGATTGTTGAAAAAGCTGCAAATCATGCTCTTGTATGGATCAATAGGCTGCTGGCTGTTGGTCATGACATCGCCATCAAGAGAGATAGGAAAGTTTTTATAAAG GTGATACTGATTTTGTGGGTGGTTTCATTCATTGGAATGCTCTTCAATTTTCTTACGCTTATTTACATTG GTGTAATGCTTTCTCTGTTGGTTCCACCACTCTATGAGAAGTACCAGGACCAGGTTGATGAGAAGGTTGGTGTAGCGTACAGTGTACTATCAAGGCACATAGATACCATCATTACCAGGGCTGGGCAATCAGCCAAGCAGAAGAAGACTGAGTAA